Genomic segment of Apostichopus japonicus isolate 1M-3 chromosome 8, ASM3797524v1, whole genome shotgun sequence:
TTATTCAAGTCTCTATGCACCCCTCACCTCCCCCATTCCCTTGAGATCAGCTATAAAGGTAAATTCATAACTCTGGGTTGTcaggaggttttttttttaatactgatTGCCTCATTTCCCCTTTAAACTTAACCTACTGTTTAGTGTTCTATTGTGAGGTACTATATTACAATGACGTAAGACAAATAAGTGAGTTTATGTTCAAAACATACCAAGACCACTGTGGCTTATATTCAGCCCTTTATGTGGTGACTCTCTGTTTATTTAGCCCATGTTATTACCTAGGTTACTTCTTTCAACTACAATTTATGCATAGCATTTGTTCATTATATATTCACTATGCTAGAACTATAAAGAATTTATTTAATTCTATACTTGTCGATATTATCATTCAAAATACCTTGTCTTTTCACAACTACATATATTGTAAATTAATGATGCAAAAGCTTGTGCTTTTAGTATAAAGCAGTTGGAAATTTTGAGTTTTGGTTATCAACTCTTTAACTTGTAGTAGGTTAAAGCTGTATCTGTATGTTTAAGAGACAAATGCATTTAAGTATTTCTCAAAGAAGACCAAAACCAGTTTGAAAAGTTAGCACCTCAAGTAATATAACTTCAGAAAGTTTTATAGACTgattgaatattaaatattgaaatcaaAGACGACCAATAAATGCATATAAGGAGTGCCATGGTATGCTTGTTTCAAGTCTAGCATGTATTAGTATAACCATTCTCTGACCAGGtctgatgatgaggaggaggaggaggaggaggatgcaACTACAAGAGATGAAGGTTTATCACAGGAAGCTTCTCTTGAAGAGTCAGAGGATTCAAATGTGGTTGCTAAGCTAGCTGAAGCCAGGAGGACATCCTATGTCAAGGGTAGATGGGTGTACGCTGATGATTCACAGGAATCACAATATAGTATTGTGCATCCTTCTGCATCCTTACCAGCTAATGGAGAATATTCAGCCTTTACAGCTTGGAGTAAGTTAAACTTGGAATGATGAGCCATATGTGTCTAGATACCTCAATCAATACCCTCATCAGCAATACCCTCCCACCCATACCAGTCCGTACCCTCATCAGCAATATACCCTCCCACCCATACCAGTCCTTACCCTCATCAGCAATACCCTCCCACCCATACCAGTACATTCCCACATCAGCAATACCTCCCATCCATACCAGTGCATACCCTCATCAGCAATACCCTCCCACCCATACCAGTCCGTACCCTCATCAGCAATATACCCTCCCACCCATACCAGTCCTTACCCTCATCAGCAATCCCTCCCACCCATACCAGTCCATACCCTCATCAGCAATACCCTCCCACCCATACCAGTACATTCCCACATCAGCAATACCTCCCATCCATACCAGTGCATACCCTCATCAGCAATACCCTCCCACCCATATCAATCCATACCCTCATCAGCATACCCACTTTACCCTCCAACCCATACCAGTCCATACTCCATTTGCATCTTGCCATGTTCAGTTAACAGTAGCAGCGAAATCTAAACAATATATGAATGAAAGACAGATGGGAATGCTAAGTCCTTAGTTTACTTCCAAACTGGACAAAGGTTTGAGTTTATCTGTTCTAAATGGTGCTGTAAGTCCTTTAGTTAAATTTGAGATTTGTTGTTTGATTTCCCAGTCAATCCTTTTTATAGTATGTTTCATTTGATTTAAGATTCCTGTAGTTCTAACTAAAGAACTGCAACACATTGTCTGATTGGTTGTGTCAGTCCACTGATGTATCAACTTTCTTGTCAATTTTGATGcagtttcattattttaaagaCACTTCTCTACATTTAGTAACTGCATGCATTCAATTCCATCATGTAATAATATTGattcttttaaattttgttgGCAGTTATAAGCCAAGAAGATCCATACACAAACCTAGAATTACACAACCCTGGACATCAGACATTGGGTGCAATGTCTTACGTTGCTCAACTAACACAACACATTGCTTGGTACCTGGGCATTCCTTTACCTAAAAGACTTTCATTTAGGTGAGTCAATGCTTGCGTAATTTGTTTGTATGGTAATATTAATTTTGCTGTGACTCTTATATGCAAAGAAGGCTTTCAAGGCCTAAGTGTGAAACTTCCATAAAAATGACCTACGCTAAGTTTTTAATGATATAACAGCAGTCTGCAGTATCTGATGATGGTTACTAAACTCAGCCActttttaactttaaatatttaCCTTACCTAGACCGTCTTCCTATAACGTTACTTTTTCTTGAATTTGCAGCTATTTTTGCCTCAAAGAGCTGGACTTGAAGGAATTTTCTTTTGGAGTTGAAAAACTGAATgttaatgtactgtacttatgCTGTACTCAGGTAAGTAATATGCTAATTGATACCTGCTGTAGAAATTATGTGTTATGAGATACTCTGAATAGGTAACAAGATCTTGGTCTCTGTCACAATGTGACAATAAACTATGACTTTGTGAAATTTAGCCACATTTGATGGTTTGGAAGATATTTAGCATAACCTTTAAAgatcatatcatatattatcATAACTATTATCTTATGGTCACAGTTATAGGGAACATGTAACTTTGTATCTGTGTGTTTGTCTTTCAAACAGTAAATCTTAAAATAGTGAGTTCCTATCAATCATATATTTGGGtattttaattaccaatatATTCACAGTGGAAAACAAGCTTGTGATAACAATAAAAGGTCTATACTTTATCTCTGCTTATTACATCATCAAACATGTCATTCCTATCCCCCTCACTGATTAAATTGGCTATCAGCTTAAAGAGGTGTGTGTTGAACGTGGACTCTGTTAGGGGTATGGGAGGGTTTTTCTGTTTAGGGGGCGGGTCTCAATGCATTGCATGGTGCAAAGTCATTGTGACATTTGGCTCTGACAAATATGCAGTTGACACATCTGACAAAATATTCAGAAAGCCTCCTGTACGGatttatatatcttatatttCATCTGCATAAGTAATGTAACTATGCGATCAGCTTGGTAGTCATCCCAGTGATGTTTCCTCTTATATTCCAGGGTGTAGACCCCGAATTTCTCCACCCTCGTAGTCCCTTGGGTAATCTTTGGCAGCTGATCAAGTGCAAGAGTCCATTGCTTGGCAGGTATGTACATAGTGTTGCCATACTTTATCTGAGGCAAGGTTTTACTTTGATGGGTCCTCCCTTCCCATTGATTTTGAAGAGTTCATAATTGAAAATGCTATCAGATTTGATGTTTAAAAGCTCAATCTCAATGGAATATCAGAATGATTAAGGGACTGTTAATAATATGTGCTCATATTGGAATGGCTTTGATGGTTTAATCACTGTCAAGAAATTTAGTTCATTGTCTTTATTGGAACTTCGTTACGTTTTGTTGAATCCACCCAGAAGCGCAGGTGAGATAGAAAAAGAGGATATCGCTGGATAAATCTGGACATATGGTAACCCAATATGTACAGAGATCTCAGAGAGAagatatattactatattaatCAATTGTATAACTACTGGCTGCCTGCCTTCAAGTATATATGCTACATTTATGTGACGTTAGCTTCTCCAAAAAATCGGTGTTTGCATTTTAGACTGTAAGAGTGTGTCAACTGTGTGAATCCTATTTATGAGCTTGGGATTAGGATTAGTGAtgagaaaaatatttattttcctgTAAGATTTTCATCTGAAACATGTTTGTGATGTTGCTGAATACACAGAAATTGGAAATCATCCCTCATCCTTAACAGATACTTTAGTATTTGTGAACCATACTGTATGATGTAGTTGCTAAACTAACTGATATACAACTTGGACATTCCTCAAGTTACCCCTCCTTCTTATTCGTTGGACAGGTGTCTACCATTTGAAATTTACGCAGACCTACTTACAGTTGAGATGACGCCCCCTAGCAGTGCCACTAGTCTCGTTAGCAGTACTTCCTATCTACCTGAGACCCTCGAAGAATCAGAGAGCTCATCGAACGAATCAGAAATGGGACAAGAATGGGAAACTGTCCCCGACTTGGATGTTTCTCTCATTCCCAGCGATGCCACCCTCTCGACAACAGACGGAGGTAGCCAGGGGGCAAGTCGTACATCTTCTAACCCGGAGGAACCTATGGGCGCCTCTCATATGACCCAAGCGGCTGGTAGTCTTGTATCATCAGCTGCTACTGTGGCTTCTGCTTTGTGGAGGGTAGCATCAAGGCAGTATGACAAGAGCTGATGATAAGTTAAACTAGGGCCATCTTTTACTTTCAAGGAAGAATTTAGGcaaatgtttttgaaaagtgttttctttatttgaGGTCATTCGAGAAAGTCGAACATTTGGGGGAAAGTTGAACTTTCTTCATCTGTTTTACAGTGTGCAGGATTTACATCCTCAAACTGGATAAAATATTTGGAATGCTTAAGGCAGTTTAACTCTATgggaaaatgttgtttttaataCTACAGGAATTAGTGCCAAATCCAAAACAAATTATCCCTGACAAAAAGTAAGCACAAAAGTTATGTTTAGTTGGGGCATCTGATGAGATACATTCCTGGTCTGTGACCAAAACTGATTTCTAATCATAATTTCAGATAAACTTGTGTGAGTTTCAATTGTTGTTTTTAATGATCTGACTCATGAAAATCCATATTGTGGCCTTCCATTAGTACAGCAATTTTTAACCATGGTCTGGaatgaacaaaacaaagatCACCGTTCATCTTGCTAACAAGCTGCTAGAAACAATGTCAAAGAATTCCAATCTATTAGCACCTTTCAAAATGGTTACTGAAGCTCCCTGTGCAATAAGACAGCACTTACAAAGGCAATGTCTGTTGTTGTCACTTATCACTTTAAAGTAAAGAAATAATCATTGTTACATTTATGTGTACATACTATTTAGGACACCTCATCCCAGAAGGTGGTTACCATGTTGAATTGAACAGGATTTGAAATACTTGTAAGGAAAGCAG
This window contains:
- the LOC139972179 gene encoding beclin 1-associated autophagy-related key regulator-like gives rise to the protein MDSEESNFDEFARFTFIGRGITCSLCHSSRKPFICQNCVKKGDFHSSYSANSESYAEKLKKYHKLKTDHRQLQQRLSLKVSEVLIAKDNKETQISELLERIGLRKKYVEEETKAAQNDKEELKQLKKTIEDKRKKAKVHQQKMDKIARYIEQLKKNLSVLQTKLEEKEQKLCDLRRKSLHQMTEHLFPISYITRSDDEEEEEEEDATTRDEGLSQEASLEESEDSNVVAKLAEARRTSYVKGRWVYADDSQESQYSIVHPSASLPANGEYSAFTAWIISQEDPYTNLELHNPGHQTLGAMSYVAQLTQHIAWYLGIPLPKRLSFSYFCLKELDLKEFSFGVEKLNVNVLYLCCTQGVDPEFLHPRSPLGNLWQLIKCKSPLLGRCLPFEIYADLLTVEMTPPSSATSLVSSTSYLPETLEESESSSNESEMGQEWETVPDLDVSLIPSDATLSTTDGGSQGASRTSSNPEEPMGASHMTQAAGSLVSSAATVASALWRVASRQYDKS